Below is a genomic region from Henckelia pumila isolate YLH828 chromosome 3, ASM3356847v2, whole genome shotgun sequence.
TGACGCATATCCTATCTATACTCGGACTGcaatttcattaaaaataaaaattataagaaatataattattattatctttgaaaattattaaataatataaatataattacatATCGCGAACTGCTCAAAATACCAATCCCGAGCCTTCGTGACGTGAGACCAGCAGCGTCCGCCAGCACAAAGCTGCTGCTTGAATTTCTGCTTCATGAAACCAGGAATCCCATTTTTCGCAGGAAGAAATCTATGTTTATATCCGTTAATACattctcaataataaaaacGATACATTAAattgattaaaatattaatttgttaCTATTAAAGTGTTTTGAACTTACCCTCCATACGCTGGCCAGATAAAAATCCGGTGATCATCATCCTGGTTATCCGATCCCAATTCTGATCCCGATCCCGAGCCCGAAGCCATACCGTATTAAAGTATAAAGTAGCAGTTACTGACAATACtacacttttatttatttattttactttcaTGACAAGTGTTTACTATAAAGTTGATTacgaattataattttaaaaaatgagcaCATCATATTTAGTTtagttattttttgtttttgtccaTTAATAATAGATACATGCGTGCCTTAATATGTTTCAATGTATATCTGAAatgtttcaatattttataaGTTAAGTGTCATTTAATGTATTTTtagatattaaatatatttttattaatatatatgatgtatgtgaatatttatatattttttaaaacaaatttctTCAGCCACCTAAAGAAATTGTTTAAAGGATTAAAGATGTCTATCAAAATTTATTAACAGTGTGTTTGGATGTCTAAAAAATGgaatttggaattggatttggatttggaattggatttggattttaaaattcatggaattgaaattccatTTTGTGTTTggcaaaaagttaaaatatattttggaatttgatagtataaattttggataaatgatattttataaaaaaattataaaaaaaacttaaaatttataagtaaagtatatgaatttattattaaaaataattttattgctttataaactcaaatcccgTGAAATCTGACCAATTTTGTCAAGATTTCACTTAACTAATTGAAATCCTATGAAATCCCACCAAATACCAATCCCGTTTTGAAATCCCAAGTTGCCAAACACTAAAACGGTATTTTCAATTCCAAATCTCATCAAATCCCGTCTAATTCCCGTAATCCAAACATAGTGTAAGAGTCAGCCACCTAAAGAAACTGTTTGATAAGTTGGTGCATCAAAAAAATCTATTAAATTGCAAATAATGACCccaaactaatttttttttccatatgGTTTTTTACCTAAACAAGCATGTTTAATTTTCCTCTTTCCTCAACTAAACACCAACTGGTCAGTTTCTTTTAAAACGAATTTCTTCACCAACTGGTCAGTTTCTTTTAAAACGAATTTCTTTCACCATTTCATAATTTCAACTGCTCAATCTCATTCTCCCAACTTTCGTTCCCTGATGGTTTCTTCTCCTGGATTTCTGAAAGTTGTAAACTGCTATTATTTTAGGCTTATGAATTAAagttatgaaaattttaaattttttttgttttaattcctCAATTTATCTGTATAATTTGTCATGGGATTTTTTGGTTTGTGCAGATAATAGATGAATGCTTGAAGTTTAAGATGAAGAGAAATGTTGAACATGAAGCAACAAATCTATACTGACTACAAAGCTGTAAATAGTGGGGATCGAGTTCAGATGTGGAAACCAAATGATATAGTATTTTTACTTATGGTCTCTCTTTCTTCGTCATCTACCAATTTTCATAAttcaattttgagttttttttgaataaaaattgtAGTCTATTTTTGTAAATGAGTAATTGATTTTTATCCACCATGCACATATGTTGTCTCATAACTCATAAGTGAGTTTTTCCGCTTTCAATGTGTTTTCTACACAACTAAATTATTAATGTTTATTTGTTTGATTAATAACCTGGATGAGTTCTCTGTACCATCtctgtttttattttgattttattttactcacTAAATGCATTCTATTGTTAGGGCTACAACCAAGATATATTATATGcatttcatattttaaaaaaacaatatgtTTGCATAGAGGAGTGAATTAACTAATTAAGTGCCTACATGATTCATAAAAGTATTGCTCATGTTTTGAAGTATGATTATACTAAagtttcaatttaaaaatatgtataCAAAATTATATTACTTCCTCATGCTTCTTACTGtgctaatataatttattgtttCATAACGTTTTAATTTGAAAGCATGATGGTAATTAgttcaaaatatcaattctgtgttgtttaaaataagtgcaaattgctcaaaaatccccaatgcaaacatgttttgctctgcactccttagccacttttttgtaccacaatttttgttaatttgtaccacatcttgtatggttttgtaccacattttgtattattttgtaccacattttatgactagggaccccaaagcaaaacatgtttgtatttggggatttttgagcaaattgcccttaAAATAATGTGCATGcataaatcattcaaaataataataataataataataataataataataataatgtgcaTAAAAATTGGTTGATTTTAATTACTCACTCTCTTAGGTATTCAAGCTtttgatcagatcgaggtgTGCGTTTTTGTTCTCATGGTTTGTCTTTTTTGATCATTTTACTTCACTGAGTTTGTTTCATGTATTTAtcacacacgcaacgcgtgtgcggCGAtgactaggatgaatgtacacGTAATTGGAATGCTGTGTGATACAAAATTTATGTTTGCAACAGACTTCATTCTATTTATTGTGTTATGTTCCGTCGCATATTTTTGCGacactttttaaaaatcatAGGAATTCGCCGTGTTTTTTTTATAGTGTAAGACCGTATCACATGAAGCTTATTGAGAATAAATTAGGTTACTTAATTTTTTTCTACCTTGAGTACTTTATTTAAACATGTGAATAGATACTATCCTTAGGGTAAGGTTCATCTGAAGGTGGTAATTTATTGATACATATGAAGTCCATTTAATATCCATAGTTAGATGCATACTTAAAATACTACCTGAAATACTATCTGAAGGATAGCTTAAAATTTCCTAGGAATTAAATGGGTATGCGATCACAAATATCAACTGCAGTACTCAAATAAAAACCTCCAAATTTCTGTATAAAATGTGTGCATCCATTCTAGATAAAATTGTTTATATTAGCACTGAAAATAACACAACACATCCGTAATGCCTTTCACAAACTCCTccacaacacatacacaagatCCATCTCAGAGTTCTCCTAAGAATATTAGGCTTTTAAAACGCGAACATCGTTGTTGCATCTCCACAAACTCATCATATCTAAAATGACTTGTACACTTTGATCAATCTTGAAAATTGAACATACATTTAACCTGAGAAAATGTTCGATCGACTTTTTAAGTTCTCCCATTTATGCCTTTTATTCCTCCAAGTTTGCATAAAACTGTGTCATCGGGAAACTTTATAAGGTCGAAAAAACGACCAATATTGGCTTTGATCTGATCTCAACTGTATTTACCTTGGGAAAGAAAAATGAATGGCCCTCTTTACATTTGGGAACagttaaaaacaaaataaaacagcTAATGATGTATGATTTAGTTGCAGGCCAAGGATACACATACAAGGAGACTCGCATATCGATGTCAAGTACAAAGTATCAAAGATGTTGCAATGTATCCATGGAACTCTTTTAACACCAAATGAGGAGCCATGCCATAACAATTTCACATGACCTTGATCACTGTCCATAAACTATGAATGTGGTTAAATGATATATAGTTGGATGGCATAACTCCATTTAGCGTGCCATACTGAAAATCAAACAGACAATCAAATATAAAAGAGTTTCAGGCAATTCCATAACTCTAAAATTAGGACATAATGAAGCAAAAAGTGATTTTTGCGTCCACCCCTCTGTATATATTGTAGTTGGTACTTACCTTCCTCAGCAATCACAAAAATTATAACATTTAAGAGAGGTAAGTGTCAAATTTATCAAATATAGGGGGATGCGAATGAAAATAAATCCTGCTGCAAAATCAAAGTCCTCCAACCCCAGCCTGTTGAACCAATTTGTGTATAAAGTTTGCCTACAATAAGAAGGAAGTGCAATTGGAATTTGGAAGAACAAATTAAGATAGCAATATTCATAACTTCTCATCGCTAATTCCTATCTCCATAAATCCATGAGTTAGCGAAGCATAGTTAGCAAATATCACATGATTGGGTATAGATATCAGGGTTTCAGAGCTTATATTTTCAAATGCAACAGATACTTACATTTAACAAATCGTAAAGACCGTTTAAGCACGAGACCTCCGCGGAAACTCTATTGCGTCAATTAAGAGTATTCTAAATGTTAAACGGGTGATCGTGATCAGGAAAACAACGCAATGCAGAAGACAGTAGTTGTACAAAAAGTAGCAATGAGACGACGTTATAGAGCTGATCATCCTCAAACAAGTCTTCCACTTGGAATTGAAATAAACTCTTAGAAAAACTGCAAATCAACTCAAAGCAGATGCAAAGTTGGTTGTGATTGTATTCTAAGGACAGAAAATATCAGTTCAAAAAAAGTTCAACATGAAATTGAAACATTCCCATTGTAGGATAAATTCACTACTCCCCCAACAACTAACTGAAAGAGTCAAGAACAGGACCCTTGAGATTTTTGTTAATAATGTAACCTCTCGGATAAATCTACAGATACAACGTGCAATAGCTATTCAATTTCTTATAAATCAAAATACGGTCTTTTCACCATCAGAACGTTTCGGGTATCCATTATACTCCAACTTTACATTTAAAGTAGCACAAATAGCCCTATATTTCAACCTCAGTGAATCCATAATATCAGAAACTGACTCGTGTTCTGGGTCAGAAATTGGGTACTTGTGGAGCAACTCATCCATCTGCTTGATGGTCTTTTGGATCCTCACCGAAAAGCAAGCAGGGTCAATCCGGATTGCTGAGTTCCAAACGTTGATGCAGCCTCTGTAAAAACCCAATTCCTCGCCAACTTCGAATCCGGTTTTCAGACCCACTTGATGGCCTTCTTCTTTTCCAGAAATCAATCCATCTGCATAGCCTTCATCATAGCCTTCTTTGAAATGAGTTTCTTCTAAATTAAGAGAGGATTCGAATATGTCCTCGATGGATTCCATGAAATCGTCGGATAATCTGACCTGTGCTCCCAGGTATCAAATTCAGAACTCGCTTATATTTTTCGTGCGGTCACAACTCCAGAAAGACGAGCtgtaaaaaatcaaatatatttaataatatataaatattaatataataccACTCGATTACCACTTGAATAGACCGAGTTCATAAATATTACAATCAATCgagataaaaattatttattaaaaaattcttAAGGAGATATGAAGTAGGAATAGCGAtgataacaaaaaaaatcattttcttcaGCTCCAAAAAGCTTTAAAAGATCGAAAACTTTGATCAAGAGGGTGAAGAAAATCTGGGATCAGAAATCTCGTGTGGAAAATTGCCGCTCACCGCACCGCCGGCGTTGTGACCGGAAAATGCTGCGTATGCAAATGTGGAGATTTTCATCATTTTACCCATTTTCTTGCGCCAATCAACATTAAAACGAAGGGGAAATCATGAAACTAACAAAATTGAGTGACAAGGTGAATGTAGGGACTTGGAGTGGAGTCGTCGATGGGCTGCCGAATCAATTGGGACTGAAAGGGGGATTTTATAAAGATTTTGCCCTAATTTCCCATAATGGGCTTATTACTTTCGTTTGGACGGCCCAATGTAACACAGCTGTTAGCTTTTCCAAAATGGAATAAAATGATTGAACCACACACGTATTGGATGTCATGAATTAAAAACAGACCAAAACAccatttagttattttaaatgccCAACTTTATGAATGTAGTAATAATATTAATCAAGGtcagtaaatatatattttaaaaagccTTAAAAAGCTAAAGAATAAATGTCCCTAAAACATATTAGGGCGGATATGGGATACAGGGACATATTAGGACGGGTATGG
It encodes:
- the LOC140891991 gene encoding uncharacterized protein, which produces MESIEDIFESSLNLEETHFKEGYDEGYADGLISGKEEGHQVGLKTGFEVGEELGFYRGCINVWNSAIRIDPACFSVRIQKTIKQMDELLHKYPISDPEHESVSDIMDSLRLKYRAICATLNVKLEYNGYPKRSDGEKTVF